One stretch of Punica granatum isolate Tunisia-2019 chromosome 5, ASM765513v2, whole genome shotgun sequence DNA includes these proteins:
- the LOC116208167 gene encoding GDSL esterase/lipase At5g03610 isoform X1 yields MEKSSWNPLLLPSISHLLSLWLILSSAREEVIVAGKSLHHHRHQGHTHSHSVAAVRPLTFSKLFVFGDSYADTGNTGKQGSAWKVPYGMTFPGKPSGRYSDGLVLTDFLAKYLGLKSPVAYRWRNVVPPQSLKYGVNFATGGTGVFDTLTAGPNMSRQTDFFQKLLSTYRSEELQSSVALVVLSGNDYAAYLVRNGSIEVLPTFISLVVNQLTANVKRIHELGVRRIVVSALAPLGCLPAITINSSYRQCNGTFNAFVTFHNQLLQRAMAKLNRQGVNDKPPATSSFILFDLYRSFSSVLNPKGNSTFQNPLKPCCVGTGTGYSCGSLDSKTGEKKYSVCSNPERAFFWDMVHPTQEGWRAVFSQLMNTLQQLFKDI; encoded by the exons TTGCATCATCACCGCCACCAGGGCCACACTCACAGCCACAGCGTGGCCGCGGTCCGACCGTTGACGTTCTCGAAGCTATTTGTCTTCGGGGACTCCTATGCCGACACCGGGAACACCGGGAAGCAGGGTAGCGCTTGGAAGGTCCCTTATGGGATGACCTTCCCTGGGAAGCCGTCTGGCCGCTACTCCGACGGCCTTGTCTTGACTGATTTCCTCG CAAAGTATCTCGGGCTGAAATCTCCGGTGGCATACCGGTGGAGGAACGTCGTGCCACCCCAATCCTTGAAGTACGGGGTCAACTTTGCTACTGGAGGGACTGGCGTATTCGACACCCTCACAGCGGGACCGAACATGAGCAGGCAGACGGATTTCTTTCAGAAGCTGCTGAGCACATATCGCTCGGAGGAGCTGCAGTCATCCGTGGCCCTTGTTGTCCTCTCTGGCAATGATTACGCGGCTTACTTGGTTAGGAACGGCTCTATCGAG GTATTGCCGACATTTATAAGCCTTGTGGTGAACCAACTCACTGCAAACGTAAAGCGGATACACGAGCTCGGAGTAAGGAGGATAGTGGTGTCGGCCTTGGCACCACTGGGATGTCTTCCGGCCATCACTATCAATTCCTCGTACCGGCAATGCAACGGAACCTTCAATGCCTTCGTGACTTTCCACAACCAGCTGTTACAGCGAGCCATGGCCAAGCTGAATCGCCAAGGAGTGAACGACAAGCCCCCGGCTACCTCCAGTTTCATCCTCTTTGATCTTTACCGCTCCTTCTCCTCGGTGCTCAATCCCAAAG gAAATTCGACATTTCAGAACCCGCTAAAGCCATGTTGCGTCGGCACAGGTACAGGGTACAGCTGCGGGAGCCTAGATAGTAAAACAGGGGAGAAGAAGTACAGTGTCTGCTCAAATCCTGAGCGTGCCTTCTTCTGGGACATGGTCCATCCTACACAAGAGGGATGGAGGGCTGTATTCTCCCAATTGATGAACACACTTCAACAACTCTTTAAGGACATATGA
- the LOC116208167 gene encoding GDSL esterase/lipase At5g03610 isoform X2: MEKSSWNPLLLPSISHLLSLWLILSSAREEVIVAGKSLHHHRHQGHTHSHSVAAVRPLTFSKLFVFGDSYADTGNTGKQGSAWKVPYGMTFPGKPSGRYSDGLVLTDFLAKYLGLKSPVAYRWRNVVPPQSLKYGVNFATGGTGVFDTLTAGPNMSRQTDFFQKLLSTYRSEELQSSVALVVLSGNDYAAYLVRNGSIEVLPTFISLVVNQLTANVKRIHELGVRRIVVSALAPLGCLPAITINSSYRQCNGTFNAFVTFHNQLLQRAMAKLNRQGVNDKPPATSSFILFDLYRSFSSVLNPKGTGYSCGSLDSKTGEKKYSVCSNPERAFFWDMVHPTQEGWRAVFSQLMNTLQQLFKDI; this comes from the exons TTGCATCATCACCGCCACCAGGGCCACACTCACAGCCACAGCGTGGCCGCGGTCCGACCGTTGACGTTCTCGAAGCTATTTGTCTTCGGGGACTCCTATGCCGACACCGGGAACACCGGGAAGCAGGGTAGCGCTTGGAAGGTCCCTTATGGGATGACCTTCCCTGGGAAGCCGTCTGGCCGCTACTCCGACGGCCTTGTCTTGACTGATTTCCTCG CAAAGTATCTCGGGCTGAAATCTCCGGTGGCATACCGGTGGAGGAACGTCGTGCCACCCCAATCCTTGAAGTACGGGGTCAACTTTGCTACTGGAGGGACTGGCGTATTCGACACCCTCACAGCGGGACCGAACATGAGCAGGCAGACGGATTTCTTTCAGAAGCTGCTGAGCACATATCGCTCGGAGGAGCTGCAGTCATCCGTGGCCCTTGTTGTCCTCTCTGGCAATGATTACGCGGCTTACTTGGTTAGGAACGGCTCTATCGAG GTATTGCCGACATTTATAAGCCTTGTGGTGAACCAACTCACTGCAAACGTAAAGCGGATACACGAGCTCGGAGTAAGGAGGATAGTGGTGTCGGCCTTGGCACCACTGGGATGTCTTCCGGCCATCACTATCAATTCCTCGTACCGGCAATGCAACGGAACCTTCAATGCCTTCGTGACTTTCCACAACCAGCTGTTACAGCGAGCCATGGCCAAGCTGAATCGCCAAGGAGTGAACGACAAGCCCCCGGCTACCTCCAGTTTCATCCTCTTTGATCTTTACCGCTCCTTCTCCTCGGTGCTCAATCCCAAAG GTACAGGGTACAGCTGCGGGAGCCTAGATAGTAAAACAGGGGAGAAGAAGTACAGTGTCTGCTCAAATCCTGAGCGTGCCTTCTTCTGGGACATGGTCCATCCTACACAAGAGGGATGGAGGGCTGTATTCTCCCAATTGATGAACACACTTCAACAACTCTTTAAGGACATATGA
- the LOC116207086 gene encoding cytochrome P450 94C1-like, translating into MDCCQTSSLCFLILIPFALFALLVSYFIVTRPKSWCNCETCQTYLTLRWCKDHVNLCDWYSHLLRNSPTRTIHIHVLGNTITANPDNVEYMLKTRFENFPKGKPFSTILGDFLGRGIFNVDGDLWRFQRKMASLELDRFSVRSYAFEIVNFEIEERLIPLLLSVSGKEITAGVLDFQDVFKRFSFDCICKFSFGLDPMCLELSLPLSEFALSFDLASKLSAERAMKASPLVWKIKRLLNLGSEKKLKEAINMIDVLAQEVINQKRKIGYSSIHKDLLSRFMRTVHDDKYLRDIIVSFLLAGRDTVASALSSFFWLVANHPQVGSEIYEEANRVIGSQEITSFDQMRELHYLNAAIHESMRLYPPIQFDSKFCQEDDLLPDGTFVKSGTRVTYHPYAMGRMEDIWGPDCLEYKPERWLRGGIFVLENSFKYPVFQAGLRVCLGKEMALLELKTVALSLLRRFKIELAAPTGNPVLRFSPGLTATISGGLPVTVREISCKAAPI; encoded by the exons ATGGACTGCTGCCAAACCTCTTCTCTATGTTTCCTCATCTTAATCCCTTTCGCCCTATTCGCGCTCCTCGTGTCCTATTTCATTGTAACTAGACCGAAGTCGTGGTGCAACTGTGAAACTTGCCAAACTTACCTCACCCTAAGATGGTGCAAGGATCATGTGAATCTTTGCGATTGGTACTCGCACCTCCTCCGCAACTCCCCAACAAGAACCATCCATATTCATGTCCTCGGCAACACAATCACCGCCAACCCCGACAACGTGGAGTACATGCTCAAGACAAGGTTCGAGAACTTCCCGAAGGGGAAACCGTTCTCAACCATCCTCGGAGACTTCCTGGGCCGAGGCATCTTCAACGTGGATGGTGACTTGTGGCGGTTCCAGAGGAAGATGGCAAGCCTAGAGCTTGACAGGTTCTCGGTACGATCCTATGCCTTCGAGATAGTCAATTTTGAGATCGAGGAACGGCTCATCCCTCTTCTGCTGTCAGTTTCGGGGAAAGAAATTACTGCTGGGGTTCTGGACTTCCAAGATGTGTTCAAGAGATTCTCCTTCGACTGCATATGCAAATTCTCCTTCGGGCTTGACCCTATGTGCTTGGAGCTGTCCTTGCCCTTATCGGAATTTGCCCTCTCCTTCGATTTagcatcaaaattgtcagCTGAGAGAGCTATGAAGGCCTCCCCTCTGGTTTGGAAGATCAAACGCTTGTTGAACTTAGGTAGTGAGAAGAAACTGAAAGAAGCGATAAACATGATCGATGTTCTAGCTCAAGAGGTAATCAATCAAAAGCGCAAGATCGGATATTCATCCATTCATAAGGATCTTTTGTCCCGTTTCATGCGAACTGTGCATGACGACAAGTATTTGAGAGACATCATCGTAAGCTTCCTTCTAGCCGGACGTGACACGGTTGCTTCGGCTCTAAGCAGCTTTTTCTGGCTCGTAGCAAACCATCCTCAG GTAGGGTCAGAAATATATGAGGAAGCAAACAGAGTAATCGGGAGTCAAGAGATCACGAGCTTCGACCAAATGAGGGAGCTCCACTACTTGAATGCAGCCATTCACGAAAGCATGAGGCTTTATCCTCCGATACAGTTTGACTCAAAGTTCTGTCAGGAAGACGATCTTCTACCAGACGGAACCTTCGTTAAGAGCGGCACAAGGGTTACATACCATCCCTATGCGATGGGCCGTATGGAAGATATCTGGGGCCCCGACTGCCTGGAGTATAAGCCTGAGAGATGGTTGAGGGGGGGCATATTCGTTCTGGAGAATTCGTTCAAGTACCCGGTCTTCCAAGCGGGGCTGAGGGTTTGTTTGGGCAAGGAGATGGCACTCCTAGAGCTCAAAACCGTGGCTCTCTCGCTTCTCCGACGATTCAAGATCGAGTTAGCTGCTCCGACAGGGAATCCTGTGCTGCGGTTTTCTCCTGGGCTGACAGCCACTATTAGTGGAGGTCTTCCGGTGACGGTCCGAGAAATATCTTGCAAAGCAGCACCCATTTAA
- the LOC116209258 gene encoding subtilisin-like protease SBT4.15 gives MSWNVFLFSFSLFLAATMVRGSPDEPARKSYIVYMGDVPEASINAADEHQSLLVNAIGDAHVARSSIIHSYRKSFNGFAARLLPHEVHRLMEDERVISVFPNKRRQLHTTKSWDFLGMPLSLQNKNLKMQNDIIIGILDTGIYARAPSFNDHGYGPAPAKWKGTCAKGFNFSGCNNKVIGAKYFNLDDMAHDMELSPADDDGHGTHTSSIAAGVPVHNASFYGIAEGTARGGVPSARIAMYKVCWGAGCNDIDLLAGFDEAIADGVDLISVSIGGPSKNYFNDPIAIGSFHAMRAGILTTCSAGNGGPDTFTVQNVAPWVLTVGASSIDRQFKAAVRLGNGDRSVGVAINSFSSGKRMFPLTSGILAANSSNAQYGNASACDYGTLSAAKVKGKVVYCLDNVGQDRTIKELGGIGIITSSDFTTDMAMTTVIPGTTVSSTDGMKIDQYISSTNGPQASISRTRSFNATAPSVASFSARGPQLISRNILKPDISAPGLGILAAYSKIPSVTGDPTDPRHSTFNILSGTSMACPHAAAAAAYVKSLHPDWSPAAIRSALMTTATPMKSRDKFEELSSGSGQINPTKAADPGLVYDIGMKNYIRHLCTEGYNDTMIGLLMGGKTKFNCSTLTPAHGVDCINYPSMHMQLKNTDKVYGVFFRTVTNVGSSKSVYEATVTPPEGISVKVIPSTLTFDQPRQKRSFKVLVEGVNKHSRTQILPGSIVWSDSVHVVRSPMLIYIGRYSLGPGLS, from the exons ATGTCGTGGAATGTGTTCCTGTTCTCGTTCAGCCTGTTTCTTGCAGCCACGATGGTCCGCGGATCCCCGGATGAACCTGCAAGAAAG AGTTATATTGTGTACATGGGAGATGTGCCGGAAGCAAGTATAAACGCAGCAGACGAACACCAGAGCCTCCTTGTCAATGCCATCGGGGA CGCACACGTAGCAAGAAGCTCCATAATTCACAGCTACAGGAAGAGCTTCAACGGATTCGCAGCGAGGCTCTTGCCCCATGAAGTACACAGGCTGATGG aGGATGAGAGAGTCATTTCAGTGTTTCCGAACAAGAGGCGGCAGCTTCACACCACGAAATCATGGGATTTCCTAGGAATGCCATTGTCGTTGCAGAACAAGAACTTGAAGATGCAGAACGATATAATCATTGGCATTCTTGATACAG GGATCTATGCCAGAGCTCCCAGTTTCAACGATCATGGCTATGGACCTGCGCCGGCGAAATGGAAAGGAACATGTGCTAAGGGCTTTAACTTCTCTGGCTGCAACAA CAAGGTCATTGGAGCAAAGTACTTCAACCTGGATGATATGGCTCATGACATGGAATTGAGCCCTGCTGATGATGACGGCCATGGAACCCACACATCCTCAATTGCTGCCGGTGTTCCTGTCCATAACGCTAGTTTCTACGGCATTGCCGAGGGGACAGCACGTGGTGGGGTCCCGTCTGCACGTATCGCCATGTACAAGGTGTGCTGGGGGGCTGGGTGCAATGACATAGACCTCCTGGCAGGATTTGATGAGGCCATAGCTGATGGGGTGGACTTGATCTCGGTCTCAATCGGTGGGCCCTCCAAGAACTATTTTAATGATCCAATCGCTATTGGGTCATTCCATGCCATGAGGGCCGGGATTCTTACGACATGCTCAGCAGGAAATGGTGGTCCGGATACATTCACCGTGCAGAATGTTGCACCCTGGGTCTTGACGGTTGGTGCTAGTAGCATTGATCGACAGTTCAAAGCAGCGGTTAGGTTGGGTAATGGCGATCGATCTGTT GGGGTTGCCATCAATTCATTCTCTTCAGGAAAGCGAATGTTCCCTCTAACAAGCGGGATACTCGCGGCCAATTCGTCAAATGCTCAGTATGGAAACGCAAG TGCCTGTGACTATGGGACTCTGAGTGCAGCCAAGGTGAAAGGGAAGGTCGTGTATTGTCTCGACAATGTGGGGCAAGATCGCACGATCAAGGAGTTAGGCGGGATCGGGATCATTACCTCAAGTGACTTCACGACAGATATGGCTATGACCACTGTTATTCCGGGAACTACTGTCAGCTCAACGGACGGAATGAAGATAGACCAATACATTAGCTCAACAAA TGGACCTCAAGCGTCTATATCAAGGACAAGAAGTTTTAACGCAACTGCTCCCTCTGTTGCTTCATTCTCGGCACGAGGACCCCAGTTGATCAGTCGCAACATCCTCAAG CCTGATATCTCGGCTCCTGGACTAGGCATATTAGCTGCATACTCGAAGATTCCATCAGTGACTGGGGACCCAACTGATCCTCGGCACTCCACATTCAACATACTATCCGGAACATCAATGGCTTGCCCTCATGCCGCAGCTGCTGCAGCCTATGTTAAGAGCTTGCATCCTGACTGGTCACCTGCGGCTATCAGATCTGCTCTCATGACCACCG CCACTCCGATGAAAAGCAGGGACAAGTTCGAGGAACTGAGCTCAGGATCAGGCCAAATAAATCCCACCAAGGCAGCAGATCCAGGTCTGGTTTATGACATCggcatgaaaaattatatccGCCACCTGTGTACTGAGGGCTACAATGACACCATGATCGGTCTGCTCATGGGTGGCAAGACGAAATTCAACTGCTCCACCCTGACGCCTGCCCACGGGGTAGACTGCATCAACTACCCTTCGATGCACATGCAACTCAAGAACACAGACAAGGTCTATGGTGTCTTCTTCCGAACCGTGACCAATGTTGGGTCCAGTAAATCTGTCTACGAGGCTACTGTGACACCCCCGGAAGGCATCTCTGTCAAAGTAATCCCCAGCACACTAACGTTTGATCAGCCGCGTCAGAAACGATCATTCAAGGTTTTGGTGGAGGGCGTAAACAAACACAGCCGCACACAGATACTGCCGGGATCAATAGTGTGGAGCGACTCCGTACACGTTGTCAGGAGTCCGATGTTAATTTACATCGGCAGATACTCACTTGGGCCGGGACTTTCTTAA
- the LOC116209259 gene encoding IQ domain-containing protein IQM3-like, protein MDIETQTRLSSFDLKLKTPNPRFPYSLGVSPELHSPGKSAAFVMQQPDETAANGVHPNPPAIPPPESTAALKLQKVYRSYRTRRRLADSAVVAEELWWQAIDYARLSHSTVSFFNFLKPESAVSRWYRISLNASKVGKGLSKDAKAQKLAFQHWIEAIDPRHRYGHSLHLYYGEWCKGDAGQPFFYWLDIGDGKELDLKECPRSKLRQQCIKYLGPQERENYEYLILEGKIIHKLSGELLHTTKGSQGAAAKWIFVMSTSKKLYAGEKKKGAFHHSSFLAGGATIAAGRLVAEHGILKSISAYSGHYRPTDDSLDSFLSFLEENGVNLKEVEIHKASEDSDTYDDSNSSIATSSFKVSETSVAPARETSAAEEETVQPTEQPEITDPEAKGSYQRTLSGGLQSPRAEVPQKAILQRINSKKAAKSYQLGHQLSLKWSTGAGPRIGCVADYPAELRQQALEFVNLSPRLPPTPSNFRLWPTTPRTPSPRERGLEVCNGPATTSH, encoded by the exons ATGGATATTGAGACCCAGACCCGACTCTCGAGCTTCGACCTTAAGCTGAAGACTCCCAACCCTCGATTTCCTTACTCGCTGGGCGTCTCCCCGGAGCTCCACTCTCCCGGCAAGAGCGCGGCCTTCGTAATGCAGCAGCCCGACGAGACTGCCGCCAACGGTGTCCACCCCAACCCGCCGGCGATCCCTCCCCCGGAGTCCACGGCAGCCTTGAAGCTGCAGAAGGTCTACCGGAGCTACCGCACCCGCCGTCGGTTAGCTGACTCAGCCGTCGTCGCCGAGGAGCTCTG GTGGCAAGCGATTGACTATGCGAGGTTGAGCCACAGCACGGTTTCCTTCTTCAACTTCTTGAAACCGGAGAGCGCCGTGTCGAGGTGGTACCGGATCAGCTTGAATGCTTCCAAG GTGGGAAAGGGTTTGTCCAAAGACGCCAAAGCTCAAAAATTGGCTTTTCAGCACTGGATTGAGGCT ATCGATCCACGTCACCGTTATGGTCATAGCTTGCATCTGTACTACGGGGAGTGGTGTAAAGGTGATGCGGGTCAGCCATTCTTTTACTG GTTGGATATAGGAGATGGGAAGGAACTTGATCTCAAGGAGTGCCCCAGATCAAAGCTTCGGCAGCAGTGTATTAAGTATCTTGGACCT caagagagagagaactatGAGTACCTCATCCTGGAAGGGAAGATCATCCACAAACTATCGGGAGAGCTTCTCCACACGACGAAGGGATCCCAGGGTGCTGCTGCTAAGTGGATATTTGTGATGAGTAcctcaaaaaaattatatgctgGTGAG aaaaagaaaggagctTTCCACCATTCTAGCTTCCTTGCTGGGGGAGCAACAATAGCTGCTGGAAGGCTCGTGGCGGAGCATGGGATCCTTAAA TCCATCTCCGCCTATAGTGGGCATTACCGGCCAACTGATGATAGTCTCGATAGCTTTTTGTCCTTCCTGGAGGAAAACGGAGTCAACCTCAAGGAAGTAGAA ATTCACAAAGCATCAGAAGATTCTGACACATATGATGATAGTAATTCAAGTATAGCTACGAGCTCATTCAAAGTGTCTGAAACCTCAGTAGCCCCAGCCCGTGAAACTTCTGCTGCTGAGGAGGAGACTGTTCAGCCTACAGAACAACCAGAAATTACCGATCCTGAAGCAAAAGGCAGCTACCAAAGGACACTATCAGGTGGTCTTCAGAGTCCGAGAGCCGAGGTCCCTCAGAAAGCAATCCTCCAAAGAATCAACTCCAAGAAGGCGGCTAAGTCCTATCAACTGGGCCATCAGCTCTCCCTCAAGTGGTCGACGGGAGCGGGCCCGAGGATCGGGTGCGTGGCGGACTACCCAGCTGAGCTCAGGCAGCAGGCCCTTGAGTTCGTTAATCTCTCCCCGAGGCTCCCACCGACCCCCTCCAACTTTCGGCTTTGGCCCACGACCCCAAGAACTCCCAGTCCTCGTGAAAGAGGTTTAGAGGTCTGCAATGGTCCAGCGACGACCTCTCACTGA
- the LOC116206687 gene encoding protein BUD31 homolog 2-like — MPKVKTSCLKYPEGWELIEPTLLELQAKMREAENDPHGGKRKCEAFWPIFKIAHQKSRYIFDLYHKRKEISKELYEFCLDQGYADRNLIAKWKKPGYERLCCLTCMQPRDHNFATTCVCRVPKHLREEKVIECVHCGCGGCASGD, encoded by the exons ATGCCCAAAGTGAAGACGAGCTGTCTGAAGTATCCTGAAGGATGGGAGCTCATCGAGCCTACCCTGCTGGAGTTACAAGCAAAGATGAGAGAAG CGGAAAATGATCCCCATGGTGGTAAAAGGAAATGCGAGGCTTTCTGGCCCATCTTCAAGATTGCACACCAGAAAAGCCGCTATATCTTTGACCTTTACCATAAGAGGAAGGAAATATCTAAGGAGTTGTACGAGTTCTGCCTGGATCAGGGTTATGCTGACAGAAATCTGATTGCAAAGTGGAAGAAG CCAGGCTATGAGCGGCTTTGCTGCTTAACGTGCATGCAACCGCGAGACCACAACTTCGCTACGACATGCGTGTGCCGGGTGCCAAAGCACTTGAGGGAGGAGAAGGTCATAGAATGTGTTCATTGTGGTTGTGGGGGCTGTGCCAGTGGTGATTGA
- the LOC116208341 gene encoding tyrosine-protein phosphatase RLPH2-like, whose amino-acid sequence MDGGKPRTVCCIGDVHGYISKLQSLWSNLEARIPPSDFDSALIIFLGDYCDRGPDTRRVIDFLISLPTRYPRQKHVFLAGNHDFAFAAFVGAIPPPPDGSDFRDGWKEYEMSEEREGWYRGEGYERMHLQGRRWAGKITVRFNTVKGTEYKGSIYDAGPTFESYGVPHGSADLVRAVPEEHKKFLADLVWVHEEDNVCIKTPDGIKSCRLIAVHAGLLKEKKVEEQLRSLKAKDTQIPKVEALSGRKTVWDMPEELTNPPTIVVSGHHGKLHIDGLRLIIDEGGGLENNPVAAIILPSLTIVRDTDDLVKQ is encoded by the exons ATGGACGGCGGGAAGCCCCGGACAGTGTGCTGCATCGGCGACGTCCATGGCTACATCTCCAAGCTCCAGTCCCTCTGGTCGAACCTCGAAGCTCGGATCCCCCCATCCGACTTCGACTCCGCCCTGATAATCTTCCTCGGCGACTACTGCGACCGCGGCCCCGACACCCGTCGCGTCATCGACTTCCTCATCTCCCTGCCCACCCGGTACCCCCGGCAAAAGCACGTCTTCCTCGCCGGGAACCACGACTTCGCCTTCGCAGCTTTCGTCGGGGCCATCCCGCCGCCTCCGGACGGTAGCGACTTCCGGGATGGTTGGAAGGAGTACGAAATGAGcgaggagagagagggttgGTACAGAGGCGAGGGATACGAGAGGATGCACCTTCAGGGGCGTAGGTGGGCAGGGAAGATAACGGTGAGGTTTAACACTGTGAAGGGGACGGAGTACAAGGGGTCGATTTACGATGCCGGGCCGACGTTCGAGTCCTATGGGGTTCCTCACGGGTCTGCCG ATTTGGTTCGTGCTGTGCCTGAGGAACACAAGAAGTTTCTGGCTGACCTGGTTTGGGTTCATGAAGAG GACAATGTCTGCATCAAGACTCCTGATGGTATAAAAAGCTGTAGATTGATTGCTGTTCATGCAGGTTTActgaaagagaagaaagtCGAAGAGCAGCTTAGGTCATTGAAGGCAAAGGATACTCAAATACCAAAAGTGGAAGCTCTCAGTGGCAGGAAAACCGTCTGGGATATGCCTGAG GAGCTCACTAACCCTCCGACTATTGTGGTGAGTGGTCACCATGGGAAGCTTCACATAGATGGCCTTAGGCTGATCATTGATGAAGGAGGGGGGCTAGAGAACAACCCTGTGGCTGCAATTATTCTACCCTCATTGACGATAGTACGCGATACTGATGACTTGGTAAAACAGTAA